The following DNA comes from Corynebacterium lizhenjunii.
TGTTTAAGTCCAGCGTGGCCAGGACGGACTCCATGTATTCTTCACCGCTTACAGTGGCCTTTTTACTCATAGGAACTTCTCCAGTCCTGCCCAGCGCAGATCGGTTGAGGCCGGCTCTTCCCCGGAGACCCCGGTGGTCACGCCCTCTGCGGCAATGTAGTCGCAGCCGCCCTCGCACGTGGGGTTAAACGGCAGGTTCAGTCCAGCCTCATCAATAACGGTCTGCAGCAAGTCCAGCTCATCGTGGTCAATCTGCGGGACCTCATCGCCTGAGCCGGTGTCTTCATCCTCCAGCGGGTCACCGCTAATAAAGTCCGCGTCTGCGGCAAAGACCTGGGATACGTGTAAATCTAGCGGTGGGTGGAGGGGGGCTAAGCAGCGCACGCACTCGCCGTGAAGGGTGGCGCGGATATCGGCGTCGACCAAAATGGCCCCGCCCAGTGGGGTTAGGGTGGCGTCGACTTCCACCTCGCCGCCTTCAGGAATAGCAATCATTTCTACGCCTATGCGCTGCGGGGCCGGCCCGGTTTGGGTCACCTGTTGCGGCAGGGCGTCTTCACCGTGGCTGCGCAACAGTTGCGCAACGTTGAATACAAATGGTGATGTCATGGTTAAGAAGTTACCCCGCGCAGGCACCACGGCGCCACCTCCTGCCGCTAGGAGCGGGAG
Coding sequences within:
- a CDS encoding YceD family protein, coding for MTSPFVFNVAQLLRSHGEDALPQQVTQTGPAPQRIGVEMIAIPEGGEVEVDATLTPLGGAILVDADIRATLHGECVRCLAPLHPPLDLHVSQVFAADADFISGDPLEDEDTGSGDEVPQIDHDELDLLQTVIDEAGLNLPFNPTCEGGCDYIAAEGVTTGVSGEEPASTDLRWAGLEKFL